Proteins encoded by one window of Bos indicus x Bos taurus breed Angus x Brahman F1 hybrid chromosome 12, Bos_hybrid_MaternalHap_v2.0, whole genome shotgun sequence:
- the UPF3A gene encoding regulator of nonsense transcripts 3A isoform X4 — protein sequence MRSEDGAGGPGVAVATRGPSGREKPSSAESQFRRESPRREAEAPLASSSSCGSGAGKPREEKRTVLSKVVIRRLPPSLTKEQLEQQLHPLPAHDYFEFFTADVSLYPHLYSRAYINFRNPDDILLFRDRFDGYIFIDSKGLEYPAVVEFAPFQKIAKKKLKKKDAKTGSIEDDPEYKKFLETYCVEEEKTSVSPETLLGDIEAKTRELIARRTTPLLEYIKNRKLEKQRIREEKREERRRRELEKKRLREEEKRRRREEEKCRRKAAEKQKKMAEKEVRMKPRVSVRTGLVTLQ from the exons ATGCGCTCGGAGGATGGAGCCGGGGGCCCCGGTGTGGCCGTTGCTACGCGGGGTCCGAGCGGGAGGGAGAAACCATCATCCGCAGAAAGCCAGTTCCGCCGGGAGTCTCCGCGGCGGGAGGCCGAAGCGCCGCTGGCCTCCTCTTCCAGCTGTGGGAGCGGCGCAGGCAAACCTCGCGAGGAAAAGAGGACGGTCTTGAGCAAA GTGGTCATCCGGCGGCTTCCCCCCAGCCTCACCAAGGAGCAGCTGGAACAGCAGCTGCACCCGCTGCCTGCACACGATTATTTcgagttctttactgctgatgTCAG TCTTTATCCTCATCTCTACTCAAGAGCATACATTAACTTTAGAAATCCAGATGACATCCTTCTTTTTAGAGATCGTTTTGATGGATATATCTTCATTGATAGTAAAG GGCTAGAATATCCTGCAGTGGTAGAATTTGCTCCATTCCAGAAGATAGCCAAAAAGAAGCTAAAGAAAAAAGATGCCAAAACCGGAAGCATTGAAGATG ACCCAGAGTATAAGAAATTTTTAGAAACTTACTGTGTGGAGGAGGAGAAAACTAGTGTCAGTCCTGAAACTCTTCTGGGAGACATAGAGGCAAAGACACGAGAACTTATTG CTAGAAGAACCACACCTCTCTTGGAATATATTAAGAACAGAAAATTAGAGAAGCAG CGAATTCGAGAAGAAAAACGAGAGGAGCggaggaggagggagctggaAAAGAAGCGCCTACGGGAAGAAGAGAAGCGGAGGCGGCGGGAGGAGGAGAAGTGCAGGAGGAAAGCagcagaaaaacagaagaaaatggcgGAGAAGGAAGTAAGGATGAAG CCACGTGTGTCGGTCAGGACTGGCTTGGTGACGCTGCAGTGA